Within Sphingomonas piscis, the genomic segment AGGCGGAAGCCGCTCAGGAAGCTACCAAGCGCGCCCCGATCAAGACCTGGTCGCGCCGTTCGACGATCCTGCCGCAGTTCGTCGGCCTGACGTTCAATGTCTACAACGGCCGCAAGTTCGTGCCGGTGTCGGTCAATGAAGACATGGTCGGAATGAAGCTCGGTGAGTTCGCGCCGACCCGTTATTTCCCCGGCCACGCCGCGGACAAGAAGGGCAAGCGCTAATGAGCAAGCCAGCAGCCCCCGCAAGGTCGGCGACAAGGAAGCACTCGCCGTCGGCACCACCATTCGTGGTTCGGCGCGCAAGCTCAACCTGGTTGCGACCCTCATCCGCGGCCGCAAGGTCGAGGAAGCGCTCAACATCCTGAAGTTCAGCCCGAAGGGCATGGCCGAGGATGTCCGCAAGGTGCTCGCATCGGCCGTTGCTAATGCCGAGAACAACCACAACCTCGACGTCGACGCGCTGATCGTCGCCGAGGCGAGCGTCGGCAAGTCGATCTCCATGAAGCGCTTTGCGACCCGCGCCCGCGGCCGCTCGAGCCGGATCGTTAAGCCGTTCAGCCGCCTTCGGGTCGTCGTTCGCGAGCAGGAAGAAGC encodes:
- the rpsS gene encoding 30S ribosomal protein S19 → MARSIWKGPFVELSLLKKAEAAQEATKRAPIKTWSRRSTILPQFVGLTFNVYNGRKFVPVSVNEDMVGMKLGEFAPTRYFPGHAADKKGKR